A segment of the Rhizobium leguminosarum bv. trifolii WSM1325 genome:
GGTCGTAGACCTGCAGGTATGAACTGAGGATCGGTTCGAACTGATAGGCGTCGCGCCCCCTTTCTTCTTCGAAGGGCGAGTGCCGAGCATCTTCCGAGGCAAGCCAGCGATCGATGCGGCGGCGCGCCGTCTTGCCGGGCACCGTCCATGCCTGGAGTGTGTCGCTCCACCGCGCGTTCGGGAAGACTTCCCGGAACCTGGCGACGGTCATACGGTCGAACGCGAAGGCCACCGTTTCCTGTAACGGTTCGTCTGCTCCAGATTGCTGGCGTTGCTCGTCGGTCATCAAAGGAAAACGGTCAAGTTGGCATGCGGTTCGCTCAAGGAAGGTTCTTCTTCAAGAAAGACAGGGCTTTCTGTGCGCCAGCGCTGGAGATCGTGTGTCCCGTTCCGCGCTCGACGTCCAGCTCGACCTTGAAGCCGGCCGTTCCGAGCTGCGCGGCGGCGAGCCTCGAAGCGATAGGCGGTATGGTCGTATCGTTCTCTCCATGAACGAGCAGGATCGGCGTGCTCTTGCCTGAGGGCGAAATCGGCTGCGGCGGAAGGAGACCTGAGAACGCGACGAGCGCGCCGGCATGCCAGCGGCCGGAGGCAACCGCGTCGAGCGCGACGATGGCACCTTGCGAGACGCCGACGAAGGCAACCCTGTCATGAGCCTCGGCAAAACCTTCCCTGCGGACGACGTCGCTTATGAGAACGTCGAAGGCCTCGCGCGCGGTTCGGATACGTGCTGCATCGAGAGGGTTTCCCTCGGTCGAAAACCACTGGTGCCCATATCGATGATGCATCGGGGCTTCTGGAGCGACGAAGCGGGTGTTCGGAAGCTTTGGTCGCCATGATGACGCTAATGGCATGAGCTGAGCGCCAGACGCCCCGATGCCGTGCAAGAATATGACGAGGTGATCGTGAGAGGCCATGGTTTTCCGTGGATTGCTGAAATGGACCGAGGGGGCTCACCCGAAGAAGGGGAGCCGCCCTCTCACCCGACGCTCGAGCATCGACGCGGACGCCGGCGGACATCTGCGGAGCTTCGCGATTATGGGGTGGCCCGACATAGATGGGTGCCGATCGCGCCCTTCGCAAGCGCCCGCTCAAGGGCGGTACGCTACCAGACACTTCGCTCAAGGTGTTGAAGCGGCTTGGCAATCCACCCATATATGGGAAAACCCTCAAGGAACATTCCAATGGTAAGCAGGATCAGACGCACTCTGACCGTGCAGGAACGCGCGGAAGCATTCGAGCGAACAAACAAGGCCGCGGCCGAAGCCGCTGAAGAGGAACGCAGACGACGCGAGGAGAAGAACGAACGCCTCCGACAGCTACGTGTCGCCTCTGAAAACTGAAGACCATTTTACAACGGAAACGGACGAGACATGGAGCAGATCTCCACTCCCAAGACCGCGGCATCTCATCGCCGCGAGGCGCGGCTCGCCAAAGGCTACAGTCTGGAAGACCTTACTGTAGCCACAGGCCTCACTCTGGCGGAACTCGCGGCTGCGGAGAAACCTGGCGCGCAGGTTCCTGACAACCACCTCGCACGTATCGACCACGCTCTCGCGTGAGACGCGCTCGGTTGTCTCGAGCGCGACACCGGACCCGCGTATCGCAAAAATGCCTAATCACGAAACCAAGCATTACCTCGAAATGCAGCGGTTTCAGCCAATCCTCGCTTTCAAATAGCCGATCGCAAAATGGGAACGCCGCCGCCTATCAGAGCGACTTGGCGAATTCTTCTGAAGCTTCCAGGCTTGCCGACGTCCTCGAGCTTGTCGAGCACCGGGAGCCGATTTGCGTCTAATTCGTAAAGTTCGCCATGGTCTCGCATGCCTCGCCGGCTTTGTCCAACATCGTCGTTCCGTAGAAAATGCCCGCGATCAGCATTGGGTAAAGACTCGAACTTGGTTTCGAACTTGAGCACGCAGTGGAAGCTTTCCTAGACGCGCTTGCCGCGATCATGCAGTCGCGCACGGTGTGCCAAAGCGTCGGCCTGGCCTTCTTCGAAGACGACCGTTCGACAGCGTCGGGAGTTGACAACAGCAACGGCGGATCGCTTCCGACCCGTTCCTATGAGGCGAGCTCATGGACGAGGCCTCGCTCCGCCGGTCCGTATGCGGGTCCCGCAAATTCTTCGAGCGCTGCCCTGTCGCGGACTGTCACCAAACTCCGGTTGGAGTATATCAAGCGCTTTCCCTCCAGTACATGCAGCGCGTCCGTGACGCCCGAGCGACCGGACGCTATCATGACAGCCAGAAACTCATGCGTGACGTCGATGTGGTTGCCATCGACACGGTCGTCGATCATCAAGATCCACCGAGCGAGTCGCGCATCGACGTGGTGCACTGCATTTGACAGCGCCGTATATGCGGTCGGCGTGAAGAGACGCGCGGTGAAGGACTCGAGCGTCTCTCTCGATGACCGGCTTTCTTCAACCAAGCGCCGGAGAGCATCCACCCGAAACCTGCATCATGAACTCGAAGGGCTGCCGGCTGGCGTCGGCCATCGTTGCCAAGGGGGTGACGCCCTCACGGCCGATAAGGCCGACTTCCGCTCGTTCGCCGACAGGGGATACCGCCACCATTGAGGCGACGCCGGCCTCCGGGAAGTAGTGATAGGCGATCGCGCTGTCCTTGTGACCGATCTGAAAGTCCCGAGGTAGATCGATCGGCTGGAGGTGGAACCAGCGCCCAGGCATCGACGGAAAGAGACGAGAAGATCATTTCGAATTTCGGACTGAAGGATGACGATGCCCCCCAAGGATGTGGCAAGAGCAGAGCGTCTCCCAGTCGCGCGCGCCGGTAAAGTTACACACGATACCCGGACTATCCTGCTTCCCGCGACCGCAAGGACGTTCCGATCCTCTTCGTCCGGCGCCGTACGGAAACCCTCTCGTCTCTCCGACGTTCCCATGGAATGTCACCGGGAGGTTCCCATGCTATCAAGACTCTCCGTTATCGGCGCTATCGCAGGGCTGCTGTTCCTATTCGCGGGACTCGTCCAGTCTGGAACATATGTAGCGGCAACCGCTATCGGCATGGCGGCGCTCCTCGCTCTGGCCTGCATCCTCATCCGACTGAAGCAATGTCGACCCGATATTCTCGGAGCCGGTCGGAAGCTGCCATGACTGAACCCGCTTCTGGCCGCGTCGGTCCCGCCTCGCCTTCCTATTTCTGCCTGGTGTCCGCCCTTACTCCTGGCGTTTGCCCTGCCGGCATCTGGACGGCCTTGAAGCGAGCATGGTGCGCTCCCAGGGTGCGGTCGGAACGAACCGCGGACGTGGAGGTTAATCGGTGCATCAGCAACCGCGTCAAGCGGGGAGAATCCGATGAACCGCCGTAACATGCTGAAGATCGCAGCCGTCGCACGTTCGCGAAGTGGGGCAGGAGACGATTGCCGACATCCTGAAGTCCATGGAGATGGGCGGCAAGGCCGAAGGTACATTGAAGCCACCGTCGAACGAGGATGTCGAGAAGATGCTCGACGCCGAAGGCGTCTCTCGACGAGTTGAAGAACGCTTCCGGCAGGGAGTTCGACGCCGCTACCTTACCGCGCAGCTCGACGGACACAATAAGCTGCTGACGATCCAGGAGGACTACTTGAAAGTTAGTCAGGACAGAGTGCACCTCAGCGTCACCAAGCTGGCCCGCGGTCAGATCAAGGAGCATATCGATCATCTCGACACGCTGAAGCCGAAGGCGGGCTGAATTCTTCGCGAGTTGACAATCCAACTGTCATGAGCGTCGGTGACCACGGATGTACTGGCACCACGCGCCAAGGCCGGGACCAGTTCCCGGCCTTTCGGTATCTAGCTTTCGGCGACGGCGGCAACGAGCGCCCTTTGCGACTGTGCCTGTCCGAACGGTTTGGCGAGCCTCGGCAGCGTCGATTCCTCATCGCTTGGAAGATCGCCGTAGCCTGTCGCCAGGATCACCGGAATTCCGGGGTAGCGGTCGATGATTATGCGGGCGAGATCGGATCCCGAGGGTCGCGGAGACCGATTAGTGGCGCAAATGCAGGCGCTTGTCTCCGGTTGTTTGGGCGCATCGATCCACTACATGTGTCTCCAAGCACAAAGACTTCGACGAGGTACTCGAGCTAGGTCCGTTGCCGGACGTCGTCATCACGGATCACGCGATGCCTCATACGGCGTCAATCCCAGCAATTGCGAACGCCAGGCGCGTCAGGCAGACGCGTTGTTGCGCTGCGCCTTTTCGTCCGCGACGTCCTCGACGCATTCCGCCTTTTCGGCGAGCGTCCTGCTCATCTCGCGCAAGGACTCCTCGTCGAGCCTTTCGATGCCTACAAACTTGTTTTGAGCCTGCGACGTCAGGATCAGTTCGTCCAGCTTGGCCTGTAGCGCCTTGCCGTCTCTGTTCTGCGAATTCTGAAGGACGAACACCATCAGGAAGGTAATGATCGTCGTCGAGGTGTTGATGACGAGCTGCCAGGTCTCGGAATAGCCGAAGAAAGGGCCTGAGACCGCCCAGGCAAGGACGAGCGCGGCCGCCAGCACGAAGGTGCCAGGCTTGCCGGAGAGATCTGCGATGGCAGTGGCGAATTTTGAAAAGAACTTCGACATGGTATCTCCTGTGCTCCCTGCTCAGGAAAACGTGGTCAAGCGTAAAGGAGTTCCGCACCAGGGACTTAGGTCCGGGAAAGAGGTCTCATCTAGCGGACCTGAAACAAAAAAGCAGCCGTCTCCATGATTTCTAGCTGGACGGAGAACCGCTCTCCCAGCAGTTTCTTGGATGCGGCGCGAGTCTCGTCGGCGCCGCTGCAGACGGCGTCTTTCAGCAGGATGACTTGGTAGCCCAGGTCGATGGCTCCGTAGATCGCGGCGCTTACGCAGACATCGGTTTCACCGCCGGTCACAACCAGCGTTCGGACGCGCTCGCTTTGAAGCTGGCCGTCCAGCCTTCCGTCCACCCAGGGCGAGTATGCCGATTTGTCGAAGACGCGCGCGGGCGGAACGAGACTGCGCAATTCGGGCAGGAGGTCGACAAGCTCCGAGTGCAGGTGCTCGCCCGTCATCATCCACCACTTCTCATAGTAGGCCCTCCACGTTCCGCGTGCCGCCGCCGGGTTCGGCGGCGGGCACGAACCGCGTGAAGATCGTCCTCTCCGGGTAGCCCGTGGAGAGTTCGATAACCGCGGTGACGTCCAAGTTCTAACGCAAGCTGCTCGGTCATCGCGACCTGAGCGGCCTTGGTGGCGCTGTAGGCTGTCGCACCGGGATCGGTGAACGTCCTGACACCATTGATGGACGACACAACGACGATCGCCCCGCCGCCGTTCGCCTTGAGGAGAGGAACAGTCTTGTTGAGCGCCAGGTACGTGCCGCGCAGGTTGACCCGGATAGTGGTATCCCACTCGTCAGGCGTCAGATCGTCGACAGGCGCCCACACGCCGTTAATGCCGGCGTTGGCCACGACCGCATCCAGCCGGCCAAACCGCGTAGCGATATCCTCGGCTGCGCGGCCCATGTCAGCTTCGGACGAGAGGTCGCCACCTATGCAAAGCACGCGTTCACGGTCCACGAGAGTTGTCGCTATCGACTTCAAGGCTTCGAGGTCTTGGTCGAAGAGAGCGAGGTCATGTCCGCGCGACGCGAGGAGCCGTGCAGTTGCCAGCCCTATACCTGAACCCGCGCCAGTTATGATGAAGTGGACGGGAACCCGCTCGGCATCTGTGCATTTCAACGTTTTCGAACAGGAGACATAGAATGCAGATCTTAGACACTCGCGTAGGCAATGTTCACGAAGGCACGATCACCGTTGAATTCACCGGGGAAGGTAATGAAGCGGTCTCCGTTCGCATGGCCACCGACGGCAGCGTCGACGGCGACGGTGCCGTGCGTCGGGCGAAGGCCTTGATGGTTCAGATCGCGACGTTCGGCGACGACGATGCTTCTGAGACCGATGAACCGCCCGCCATGACCGGACCCGAGGATGACGTCCTTGTCACTTCTCCCTCGGCGGCCAGCGACGCACCGGTGATGAACATGCCGCGGAACTGATTCATTGAGCTGTCCTGTCGCTTTCGCAACAGCTTTCCGCTCGGCCGCGGGCGTCACCACTTCTTTCCCAAAAGGTCTTTCAAGGCAGCATTGTCGAGCATCGCATCCGCCAGAAGCCGCTTCAGCTTCGTGTTCTCGTCCTCAAGCGTCTTCAGCCGCTTGGCCTCGGACACCTCCATGCCGCCGTACTTGGCCTTCCATTTATAGATGCTGGCATCGCTGACGCCATGCTTGCGGCAAAGCACCGAGACCGGCGTGCCTGCCTCGTGCTCCTTCAATATGCCGATGATCTGTTCGTCTGTGAAACGATTGCGCTTCATCCTCTGGTCCTCTCAAGGGCCAGAGCTTACTTCAAAATGGATTATTTCAACGGGGCAAGGTCACGTCTCCAGGATGAACTCAGCAAACTCATCGCTATTCAGCTCAGCCCAACGTCGGCGTTCCAGAGCGGAGCCCACTAAAAACTGGGAGGAACCACCAGCACATCACTCTCGATCTCATTCACAACTCGAGATGACACGCTGCCCAGGAGGAAATTCATCACGTCTGTGCGGCCATGGGTCCCAACAATGACAAGGTCGAGGTCCCCCTGGTCTACCACTGGGCGCAGGGCGTCCACCACGTCACCATGTCTCACAGTGATATCGAACCTGTTCGGCGCGGCCGCGCCAGCGGCCTCGACGGCGAACCGCGCGCATTGATCGATCGCGAACCGTTCAACTTGGCGTAGGTAAGCCGCCTTATCCTCCGCCCACATCCGGTAAGGCGGGTCGATTACGTGAAAAAGTCCATGCCGGCCATTGGGGAACCAATTCAGGGCAACCTGCAAAGCGGTGCTAGAGGACGCCGTTAGGTCGGTGGCCACCAACATTCGTGACCTCGTGTCGAGGAGCTTCTTCTTCACCACGAGCACCGGAACAATTGATGACCGCGCCAGAGCCATGACGGTGCTGCCCATCGGCAGTACGCCCAGTATCATGCTTCTTGCCAGGCCGGTGACGATCAGATCAGCCCGCTCTCTCGTGGCCAGTGCCTGAACCACTGTTGCCGGTCTTCCGCTTTTGACGAGAACGGACGAACGAAGACCCTCGATCCCCGCCAGATCCTCGCGCAGGCGCTTGGCTTTTCGGCGCGCAGCGATCTGATGAGCATGGCGGATCGAGGCGTTGGCAGCTATGCCGGCATCGTCGATTGCGTGAACAGCTGTGAGACTGGCACTCCATTCGATGGCAAGCTGCACCGCGCGATCCTGCGCGCGATCACATCGCGCCGTGAAGTCGGTGGCGAAAACAATATGACTTGGTATCTGGTTGACGACTGCATCGCCCGACACATCCAGTGAAGGATTGAACATGTTTCTATTCCCATGATCTGAGACGCGTCGGTCGCTTGATGCGGTCCGGCACGTCGGCGGCAGGCTTTGCCGACCGCATGGCTACGTTCTTCGCGACCG
Coding sequences within it:
- a CDS encoding phospholipase/Carboxylesterase (PFAM: phospholipase/Carboxylesterase~KEGG: phospholipase/carboxylesterase; K06999) yields the protein MASHDHLVIFLHGIGASGAQLMPLASSWRPKLPNTRFVAPEAPMHHRYGHQWFSTEGNPLDAARIRTAREAFDVLISDVVRREGFAEAHDRVAFVGVSQGAIVALDAVASGRWHAGALVAFSGLLPPQPISPSGKSTPILLVHGENDTTIPPIASRLAAAQLGTAGFKVELDVERGTGHTISSAGAQKALSFLKKNLP
- a CDS encoding conserved hypothetical protein (KEGG: rec:RHECIAT_PB0000199 hypothetical protein) → MEQISTPKTAASHRREARLAKGYSLEDLTVATGLTLAELAAAEKPGAQVPDNHLARIDHALA
- a CDS encoding conserved hypothetical protein (KEGG: mno:Mnod_0083 hypothetical protein), which translates into the protein MGQETIADILKSMEMGGKAEGTLKPPSNEDVEKMLDAEGVSRRVEERFRQGVRRRYLTAQLDGHNKLLTIQEDYLKVSQDRVHLSVTKLARGQIKEHIDHLDTLKPKAG
- a CDS encoding protein of unknown function DUF1452 (PFAM: protein of unknown function DUF1452~KEGG: ret:RHE_CH01796 hypothetical protein) → MSKFFSKFATAIADLSGKPGTFVLAAALVLAWAVSGPFFGYSETWQLVINTSTTIITFLMVFVLQNSQNRDGKALQAKLDELILTSQAQNKFVGIERLDEESLREMSRTLAEKAECVEDVADEKAQRNNASA
- a CDS encoding hypothetical protein (KEGG: ret:RHE_CH02132 hypothetical protein), whose amino-acid sequence is MQILDTRVGNVHEGTITVEFTGEGNEAVSVRMATDGSVDGDGAVRRAKALMVQIATFGDDDASETDEPPAMTGPEDDVLVTSPSAASDAPVMNMPRN
- a CDS encoding transposase IS3/IS911 family protein (PFAM: transposase IS3/IS911 family protein~KEGG: oan:Oant_4528 transposase IS3/IS911 family protein), which codes for MKRNRFTDEQIIGILKEHEAGTPVSVLCRKHGVSDASIYKWKAKYGGMEVSEAKRLKTLEDENTKLKRLLADAMLDNAALKDLLGKKW
- a CDS encoding UspA domain protein (PFAM: UspA domain protein~KEGG: mfa:Mfla_2660 hypothetical protein) is translated as MFNPSLDVSGDAVVNQIPSHIVFATDFTARCDRAQDRAVQLAIEWSASLTAVHAIDDAGIAANASIRHAHQIAARRKAKRLREDLAGIEGLRSSVLVKSGRPATVVQALATRERADLIVTGLARSMILGVLPMGSTVMALARSSIVPVLVVKKKLLDTRSRMLVATDLTASSSTALQVALNWFPNGRHGLFHVIDPPYRMWAEDKAAYLRQVERFAIDQCARFAVEAAGAAAPNRFDITVRHGDVVDALRPVVDQGDLDLVIVGTHGRTDVMNFLLGSVSSRVVNEIESDVLVVPPSF